Proteins from a genomic interval of Clostridium cochlearium:
- the pnpS gene encoding two-component system histidine kinase PnpS, with protein MKKRLMRHMLVTLTFSMIFVITFFAVITNYRYMENSKANLKVNNEIVSKMLESNDIKNKNDIIPYIFGNSDIRITCLDQNDKLIFDSQLEKQQGEFYGKRDEIIEARKNGEALKIRYSESKNKNTIYFAKVLKSGIILRTSTNLNDISIVQGKYSIYYLIIIILSSMGAFIFASKLSSSIVKPIKKLEFITSRIAAGELDRRVNIKSKDEIGQLSNTFNNMADKLQYTINDSIEKQNKLEAILKSMDNGVIAVDKDFRIIMINPYAKEIFDIEEDIIGENLLDRIKSYELKDIFKQDNIEEYREVKIFYPKEKDLRIKTTDIKIGKQLIGTVAVVQDVTEIKKLENMRSQFVANVTHELKTPLTSIRGFAETLKYVEDKETKDKFLNIINDEADRLTRLINDILALSDIENNKDMKQESIHVNEILEDIVYLMENSSEEKNIELFIVGDKVSNIKGDKDKFKQMMINLVDNGIKYTEEGGKVYIGAKEEENNCVLWVEDTGVGISKEHIERLFERFYRVDKARSRRQGGTGLGLAIVKHIVLGFNGTINIESEEGKGSKFIIKIPIS; from the coding sequence CAGCATGATTTTTGTTATTACTTTTTTTGCTGTTATAACAAATTATAGATATATGGAAAATAGTAAGGCTAATTTAAAGGTAAATAATGAAATTGTATCAAAAATGTTAGAGTCCAATGACATAAAAAATAAAAATGACATTATACCCTATATATTTGGTAATAGTGATATAAGAATAACTTGTCTAGACCAAAATGATAAATTAATATTTGATTCGCAACTAGAAAAACAGCAGGGAGAGTTTTATGGGAAACGAGATGAAATAATAGAAGCCAGAAAAAATGGAGAAGCACTTAAAATTAGATATAGCGAAAGTAAAAACAAGAATACTATATATTTTGCTAAAGTTTTAAAAAGTGGAATTATTCTTAGAACTTCTACAAACCTCAATGATATTAGCATTGTACAGGGAAAATACTCTATATATTATTTAATTATAATCATACTTTCTAGTATGGGGGCTTTTATCTTTGCATCTAAACTATCTTCAAGTATTGTTAAACCTATAAAAAAATTAGAATTTATAACTTCTAGGATAGCAGCAGGAGAATTAGACAGAAGAGTAAATATAAAATCTAAGGATGAGATAGGTCAGTTAAGTAATACTTTTAACAATATGGCAGATAAACTTCAATATACAATAAATGATAGTATAGAAAAACAAAATAAGCTAGAAGCTATATTAAAAAGTATGGATAATGGAGTAATTGCAGTAGATAAAGATTTTAGAATTATAATGATAAATCCCTATGCTAAAGAAATTTTTGATATAGAAGAAGATATTATTGGTGAAAACCTACTTGATAGAATAAAAAGTTATGAATTAAAGGATATATTTAAACAAGATAATATAGAAGAATATAGAGAAGTGAAAATATTTTATCCTAAAGAAAAAGACTTAAGAATAAAAACTACGGACATAAAGATAGGAAAACAATTAATAGGTACGGTAGCAGTAGTACAAGATGTTACAGAAATAAAAAAATTAGAAAATATGAGATCACAGTTTGTAGCAAATGTTACTCACGAGTTAAAAACACCATTAACATCTATAAGAGGGTTTGCGGAAACTTTAAAATATGTAGAGGATAAAGAAACTAAAGATAAATTTTTAAATATAATAAATGATGAAGCAGACAGGCTTACAAGACTTATAAATGATATACTAGCGCTTTCAGATATAGAAAATAATAAAGATATGAAGCAAGAAAGCATACATGTAAATGAAATACTAGAGGATATAGTATATTTGATGGAAAATTCTTCAGAAGAAAAGAATATAGAATTATTTATTGTAGGAGATAAGGTATCAAATATAAAAGGAGATAAAGACAAATTTAAGCAAATGATGATAAATCTAGTAGATAATGGCATTAAATATACTGAAGAAGGTGGCAAGGTTTATATAGGAGCTAAAGAAGAAGAAAATAATTGTGTACTATGGGTAGAGGATACAGGGGTAGGCATATCTAAAGAACATATAGAAAGACTATTTGAAAGATTTTATAGAGTAGATAAGGCTAGAAGTAGGAGACAAGGTGGTACAGGACTAGGGTTAGCTATCGTTAAACATATAGTTTTAGGTTTTAATGGAACTATCAATATAGAAAGTGAGGAAGGAAAAGGAAGTAAATTTATTATAAAAATACCTATTTCATAA
- a CDS encoding type I restriction endonuclease subunit R gives MSIYNIVASTDEATVVAEYAAEYNVRPEKYQSEAELEREFIKQLTSQGYEYISVHNEAALIENLRKQLELLNDFTFTDSEWDRFFTECIANTNEGIVEKTRKIQDDHIQILKREDGTTKNIYLLDKKNIHNNRLQVINQYEEASGKHETRYDVTILVNGLPLVHVELKRRGVAIREAFNQIKRYQRDSFWAASGLFEYVQIFVISNGTHTKYYSNTTRNAHIKEQSSSERRRSKKTSNSFEFTSFWADANNKIIPDLVDFTKTFFAKHTLLNILTKYCIFTSEDLLLVMRPYQIAAAERILSRIVVSTNYKKMGTTAAGGYIWHTTGSGKTLTSFKTAQLASALPYIDKVLFVVDRKDLDYQTMKEYDRFEKGAANGNTSTRVLQRQLEDRDEKGNPHEYKIIVTTIQKLDIFIRKNKQHDIYKKHVVLIFDECHRSQFGEMHQAITKSFKNYHIFGFTGTPIFAANASSGGNPLLRTTEQAFGEKLHTYTIVDAINDGNVLPFRIDFINTIKMPDYVNDKKVYSIDREKALADPQRISEIVSYVLEHFDQKTKRNSYYTFSAKWEEADKHNPKKMIEKRETRRVAGFNSIFAAASIPMAIRYYNEFKKQIAEKNRNLTIATIFSFSANEEEPDGLLPEEDFNMENLDQSSRDFLDAAIRDYNSTFNTNYDTSSDKFQNYYKDLSLRVKNREIDILIVVNMFLTGFDATTLNTLWVDKNLRQHGLIQAFSRTNRILNSVKTYGNIVCFRDLKEETDKAIALFGNKDAGGIVLLKTFDEYYKGYDEKGEHKPGYAELIATLTTQYPLGQPILGEEAEKEFIRLYGAILRLRNILTSFDDFEGNEILSERDFQDYQSIYIDLYQEYRKGADGDKETINDDIVFEIELVKQIEVNIDYILMLVAKYQQSNCKDKTILTTIDKAINSSIELRSKKELIERFIEQVNVSTKVDEDWRKFLHERKEADISAIIEEEKLKPEETRRFIDNAFRDGMLKTTGTAIDKIMPPVSRFGGGRAAKKQGIIEKLMLFFEKYLGLI, from the coding sequence ATGAGTATATACAATATCGTTGCAAGTACTGACGAAGCAACGGTTGTTGCCGAATACGCAGCTGAATATAATGTCCGTCCTGAAAAGTATCAGAGCGAGGCAGAACTTGAGCGGGAGTTTATTAAGCAACTGACTTCCCAAGGATATGAATATATTTCAGTGCACAATGAAGCTGCATTGATAGAAAATCTCCGAAAACAACTTGAACTGCTTAATGATTTTACATTTACTGATAGCGAATGGGATAGATTTTTCACAGAATGTATTGCCAATACAAATGAGGGTATTGTTGAAAAAACCAGAAAAATTCAGGATGACCATATCCAGATTCTAAAACGTGAAGATGGAACAACAAAGAACATATACCTTTTGGATAAAAAGAATATCCATAACAATCGTTTGCAGGTTATTAATCAATACGAAGAAGCGAGTGGCAAGCATGAAACCCGATATGATGTAACAATCCTTGTAAATGGACTTCCACTAGTTCATGTAGAGTTAAAGCGTCGTGGTGTTGCTATCCGTGAAGCTTTCAACCAGATAAAAAGATACCAACGTGACAGCTTTTGGGCGGCTTCTGGTTTATTTGAGTATGTGCAAATATTCGTAATCTCAAATGGCACCCATACAAAGTATTATAGCAACACCACAAGAAATGCTCATATCAAGGAGCAAAGCAGCAGTGAACGTCGAAGAAGCAAAAAAACAAGCAACAGCTTTGAATTTACCAGCTTTTGGGCAGATGCAAACAACAAAATTATTCCTGATCTTGTGGACTTTACTAAAACATTTTTTGCCAAGCATACCCTCTTAAATATACTAACAAAATATTGTATCTTTACATCTGAGGATCTGCTCCTTGTAATGCGTCCTTATCAAATAGCTGCTGCAGAACGTATATTATCACGTATTGTAGTATCAACAAACTACAAGAAGATGGGCACAACTGCAGCTGGAGGATATATTTGGCATACAACAGGCTCTGGTAAGACATTGACCAGTTTTAAGACAGCTCAATTAGCTTCTGCCTTGCCTTACATAGACAAGGTACTGTTTGTCGTTGACCGTAAAGATCTGGATTATCAGACCATGAAGGAATATGACCGTTTTGAAAAGGGAGCTGCTAATGGTAATACGTCCACAAGAGTTCTTCAAAGACAATTGGAAGACAGGGATGAAAAAGGAAATCCTCATGAATACAAAATCATTGTAACCACTATTCAGAAGTTGGATATATTTATACGTAAAAATAAACAGCATGATATTTATAAGAAACACGTGGTACTGATTTTTGATGAGTGCCACCGTTCCCAATTTGGCGAAATGCATCAAGCTATCACGAAGAGTTTTAAGAACTACCATATCTTCGGCTTTACGGGAACTCCGATTTTTGCTGCTAATGCCAGTTCAGGAGGTAACCCATTGCTTCGTACAACCGAGCAGGCCTTTGGAGAAAAGCTACATACCTATACCATTGTAGATGCCATCAATGATGGGAATGTTCTGCCTTTTAGAATAGATTTTATCAATACCATTAAGATGCCTGATTACGTTAATGATAAAAAAGTCTATAGCATAGATAGAGAAAAAGCCTTAGCAGATCCACAGCGAATCAGTGAAATTGTTTCTTATGTTCTTGAACACTTTGATCAAAAGACGAAGCGCAATAGTTATTACACATTCTCTGCGAAATGGGAAGAAGCAGATAAGCACAACCCTAAAAAGATGATAGAAAAGCGTGAAACAAGGCGAGTTGCCGGTTTCAACTCCATATTTGCTGCTGCATCCATCCCAATGGCAATCAGATACTATAATGAGTTTAAGAAGCAGATAGCGGAAAAGAACCGTAACCTTACCATTGCAACTATTTTCAGTTTTAGTGCAAATGAAGAAGAGCCAGATGGATTGCTTCCTGAAGAGGATTTTAATATGGAAAACCTTGACCAGAGCTCCAGAGATTTTCTTGATGCGGCTATCCGAGATTACAATTCCACATTTAACACGAATTACGATACTTCCTCGGATAAGTTCCAGAATTATTATAAAGACCTCTCTCTTCGTGTAAAGAATCGGGAGATTGATATATTGATTGTTGTTAATATGTTTCTTACAGGCTTTGATGCAACAACCCTAAATACGCTATGGGTAGATAAAAACCTGAGACAGCATGGACTGATTCAGGCTTTTTCAAGAACTAACCGCATCCTAAACAGCGTTAAGACCTATGGTAATATCGTTTGCTTTAGAGATTTGAAAGAAGAAACAGACAAAGCTATTGCACTATTCGGCAATAAGGATGCAGGCGGTATTGTACTGCTAAAAACATTCGATGAATATTATAAGGGATATGATGAAAAAGGTGAACACAAGCCGGGCTATGCTGAATTGATTGCAACCCTTACAACACAGTATCCCCTTGGACAACCTATTCTCGGAGAAGAAGCTGAAAAAGAATTTATCAGGTTATATGGAGCAATACTCAGGCTCAGAAATATTCTTACTTCTTTCGATGACTTTGAAGGAAATGAGATTTTATCTGAAAGGGATTTTCAGGACTATCAGAGCATTTATATTGACCTGTATCAGGAATATAGAAAAGGTGCTGATGGTGACAAAGAAACTATCAATGATGACATAGTTTTCGAGATTGAACTGGTCAAACAGATAGAGGTAAATATTGACTACATCCTTATGCTTGTAGCCAAATATCAACAATCCAACTGTAAGGATAAAACCATTCTTACAACTATTGATAAGGCTATCAATTCAAGTATTGAACTTCGAAGTAAGAAAGAGCTTATCGAGCGTTTTATAGAGCAAGTCAATGTATCGACCAAAGTGGATGAGGATTGGCGCAAATTCCTCCATGAGCGTAAGGAAGCGGATATTTCAGCAATTATAGAAGAAGAAAAATTAAAGCCTGAAGAAACCCGCCGTTTCATCGACAATGCTTTCCGAGATGGAATGCTTAAGACGACCGGTACAGCCATTGATAAAATCATGCCACCTGTATCCCGCTTTGGCGGAGGCAGAGCCGCGAAAAAGCAAGGAATTATCGAAAAACTAATGTTATTCTTTGAGAAGTATTTAGGATTGATATAG